A portion of the Adhaeribacter radiodurans genome contains these proteins:
- a CDS encoding Nramp family divalent metal transporter, translating into METLKVENASSEKQPEYQDPYVITTRNIQEPPTTLRGIFRHLGPGFVLSAAIVGSGELIATTALGAQAGFVTFWVIILSCLVKVALQTEWGKHVIHSGETSMTSLNKLPGFKIGKANWSIWLWLFIQLFKLLQVGGIVGGVAITLNMMAPVISIPVWAIGITLITALLIYKGYYKVVEQFSLVMMLFFTFFTLASVFFLQYTPYAISWSDIQEGLQFKLPPSTVAVAIAAFGITGVGGDEIMYYNYWCIEKGYAGFTGPKQNTPEWEKRARGWIKIMYYDALLAMVVYTIVTAAFYILGAAVLHNQGLVPEGYSMVKILSGMYTKTLGPWAEIIFMISAFMVLYSTMFTAAASFTRIFSDAFGQLGWISFADYTTRKKTIAVLAWVFPISWCLLFLFIKLPMSMILLGGFMTSILLLLVVYAAIYFRYRRLPASLKPSLWYDAVFWLSCFTILAIGVYGILQAIKL; encoded by the coding sequence ATGGAAACCCTGAAAGTAGAAAATGCATCTTCCGAAAAACAGCCGGAGTACCAGGACCCATACGTTATTACTACCCGAAATATCCAGGAACCACCAACTACCTTGAGAGGAATTTTTCGGCATTTGGGGCCTGGGTTTGTACTTTCGGCCGCTATTGTAGGTTCCGGAGAATTAATTGCTACTACCGCTTTGGGTGCACAGGCCGGTTTTGTAACATTTTGGGTAATTATTCTAAGTTGCCTGGTAAAAGTAGCCCTCCAAACAGAATGGGGCAAGCACGTTATTCATTCCGGCGAAACCTCCATGACGTCGTTAAATAAACTGCCTGGGTTTAAAATTGGTAAAGCGAATTGGAGCATTTGGTTGTGGTTATTTATTCAGCTGTTTAAGCTGTTGCAGGTAGGCGGCATTGTGGGAGGCGTGGCTATTACCTTAAACATGATGGCCCCGGTTATCAGCATTCCGGTTTGGGCTATTGGAATAACTTTAATTACCGCTTTACTAATTTACAAAGGCTATTACAAGGTAGTAGAGCAATTTTCGCTGGTGATGATGTTGTTTTTTACTTTTTTTACCTTGGCTTCCGTATTTTTTCTACAGTATACCCCTTATGCAATTTCATGGTCAGATATTCAGGAGGGATTGCAGTTTAAATTGCCACCCAGTACGGTAGCAGTAGCCATTGCCGCTTTTGGCATTACCGGAGTTGGCGGCGACGAAATTATGTACTATAACTATTGGTGCATCGAAAAAGGCTACGCTGGCTTTACCGGGCCCAAGCAAAATACCCCGGAATGGGAAAAAAGAGCCCGTGGCTGGATAAAAATTATGTATTACGATGCCTTGTTGGCCATGGTGGTGTATACCATAGTAACCGCCGCTTTTTACATTTTGGGTGCGGCTGTGTTGCATAATCAAGGATTAGTGCCCGAAGGTTATTCCATGGTAAAAATTTTATCGGGTATGTACACCAAAACCTTAGGTCCCTGGGCCGAAATTATATTTATGATTAGCGCTTTTATGGTTTTGTACTCTACCATGTTTACGGCGGCGGCAAGTTTTACCCGTATATTCTCCGATGCTTTTGGGCAACTGGGCTGGATTTCTTTTGCTGATTATACTACCCGCAAAAAGACGATTGCCGTATTAGCCTGGGTATTTCCGATTAGCTGGTGTTTGCTGTTTCTTTTTATTAAGCTGCCCATGAGTATGATTCTATTGGGGGGCTTTATGACTTCAATCCTGCTTTTGTTAGTGGTATACGCCGCTATTTATTTTCGCTATCGTCGTTTACCCGCTTCCTTAAAACCCTCACTCTGGTACGATGCTGTCTTTTGGCTCAGCTGCTTCACTATTCTGGCAATTGGGGTTTATGGCATTTTGCAGGCAATAAAGTTGTAG
- a CDS encoding SH3 domain-containing protein — translation MKKILLSLALLVQFGFAMADNKTPSLIVQAKYDNVKVFQQAGTASPIIETITTNDRVELIRKWNANWALVKVNDKVGYIYYSELTNLKVKPQQAQPSTFANR, via the coding sequence ATGAAAAAGATTCTTCTTTCCCTCGCCCTTTTAGTACAGTTTGGCTTTGCTATGGCCGACAACAAAACTCCCTCCCTCATTGTGCAGGCTAAGTACGACAACGTTAAAGTTTTTCAACAGGCGGGGACTGCTAGTCCCATTATTGAAACTATTACAACCAACGACCGGGTAGAACTGATTCGCAAATGGAACGCGAACTGGGCCTTGGTAAAGGTAAACGATAAGGTGGGTTACATTTACTATTCAGAATTAACTAACTTAAAAGTGAAGCCTCAGCAAGCGCAGCCCAGCACTTTTGCTAATAGGTAA
- a CDS encoding aminopeptidase P family protein, producing MYFSKQDIEQRRQRLAVKWDALLQPDEAVLVYSGDLIFKPGGLDQTYSFLPHPAYYWLTGRRREEEVILYNKNLGWVEFQKIIPAGDAVWEGERNDLLVSEKGNAITELNSFLVNNKFAQVYKLGQVPGGVTGKAFDLRTALDQTRRAKDNSEINLIKHLAQIATQGYTKIKEVLQPGITEKDIQVAYEGEILRRGAHTVPYDTIVGSGVNSAILHALPTQKVIQENVFVLVDAGCDIYDYCVDITRMFPASRNISSQHKALYQLVLQAHTECIALSKPGVFWRDVHNHAAKVLTEGLLQLGILKGNLSTLLEKEVVSVFFPHGLGHLVGLRVRDTGQEENLNPKTYFGARLRVDIELVENYLITVEPGCYFIKPLLENSEIQNKFKEDISWSEVDKWKHIGGVRIEDNILITQNGNENLTIDVPKSSEF from the coding sequence ATGTATTTTTCTAAACAAGATATTGAACAACGCCGCCAGCGGTTAGCCGTAAAGTGGGACGCTTTATTACAGCCGGATGAAGCAGTTCTGGTGTATTCGGGTGATCTTATTTTTAAACCGGGCGGCTTAGATCAAACTTACTCTTTTCTACCGCATCCGGCTTATTATTGGCTTACCGGCAGACGTAGAGAAGAAGAAGTAATACTTTATAATAAAAATTTAGGCTGGGTAGAATTTCAAAAAATCATTCCGGCCGGAGATGCCGTTTGGGAAGGAGAAAGAAACGACCTGTTGGTTTCGGAAAAAGGAAATGCCATTACTGAGTTAAACAGCTTTTTAGTAAATAATAAGTTTGCTCAGGTTTACAAGCTAGGTCAGGTGCCGGGTGGTGTAACGGGTAAGGCTTTTGATTTAAGGACTGCCTTAGATCAAACCCGCCGGGCAAAGGATAATTCCGAAATAAACTTAATTAAACATTTAGCCCAAATAGCTACCCAAGGTTACACCAAAATTAAGGAAGTGCTACAACCCGGAATTACCGAGAAGGATATTCAGGTAGCGTATGAAGGTGAAATATTAAGACGAGGAGCGCATACTGTGCCCTACGACACTATTGTGGGAAGCGGTGTAAATTCGGCCATTTTACACGCCTTACCTACGCAAAAAGTTATTCAGGAAAACGTGTTTGTGCTGGTAGATGCCGGGTGCGATATCTATGATTATTGCGTGGATATTACCCGCATGTTTCCTGCATCCAGAAATATTTCCTCCCAACACAAAGCTTTATATCAATTAGTTTTACAGGCGCATACCGAGTGTATTGCTCTATCTAAACCGGGCGTATTCTGGCGGGATGTACATAACCATGCGGCCAAAGTTTTAACCGAAGGATTATTACAGTTAGGAATTTTAAAAGGAAATTTGAGCACCCTGCTTGAGAAAGAAGTTGTTTCGGTTTTCTTTCCGCACGGTTTAGGGCATTTGGTTGGCTTACGAGTACGCGATACAGGCCAGGAAGAAAACTTAAACCCAAAAACTTACTTTGGTGCCCGCTTGCGGGTTGACATTGAACTGGTAGAAAACTATTTAATAACCGTAGAACCAGGGTGTTACTTTATTAAACCTCTCCTGGAAAATTCAGAAATTCAAAACAAATTTAAAGAAGATATTTCTTGGAGTGAAGTAGATAAGTGGAAACACATTGGCGGCGTACGGATTGAAGATAATATTCTAATCACCCAAAACGGGAATGAGAATTTGACTATTGATGTTCCAAAGAGTTCAGAATTTTAA